In one Rutidosis leptorrhynchoides isolate AG116_Rl617_1_P2 chromosome 8, CSIRO_AGI_Rlap_v1, whole genome shotgun sequence genomic region, the following are encoded:
- the LOC139864192 gene encoding uncharacterized protein yields MEAFYLLWSILSTTFTSITLSLILHFRRLLRHSPEPTSVALYDGTVWHERRRPVHHSFKYHVRYAFIDLDHTSHLPPDHLSPQQARDITQTNGPVFLLTIPPSVGYEQNPLSLYYCYDEQGSTTTLSKCIAEVTNTPWGERVQFVFNPNSDVVAKPLHVSPFMDMLGSWNIKTSIPGDNLVVNITVNHPKLGNYFTASLIANRISSSSVQHAVFFWLMPHKVALWIYWHALKLWWKKVVFIQHPRYENPSYKKDAVERDRNLGCCQAVSTHTDNYNQVDESSHKDRWFRWRDAKWPWC; encoded by the exons ATGGAAGCATTTTATCTTTTGTGGTCAATCCTGTCCACCACATTTACCTCCATCACTCTCTCCCTCATCCTCCACTTCCGCCGTCTCCTCCGTCACTCGCCGGAACCAACTTCAGTTGCACTTTATGACGGTACAGTCTGGCACGAACGACGTCGTCCCGTTCACCATTCTTTCAAGTATCATGTTCGTTACGCTTTCATTGATCTTGATCACACATCTCACCTACCTCCTGATCATCTTTCCCCTCAACAAGCTCGTGATATCACACAAACCAATGGTCCTGT TTTCCTTTTGACGATTCCTCCTAGCGTTGGATACGAGCAAAACCCATTGAGTCTGTACTACTGCTATGATGAACAAGGCTCAACAACAACCTTAAGCAAGTGCATTGCCGAG GTAACCAATACTCCATGGGGTGAAAGAGTACAGTTTGTTTTCAACCCAAACTCTGATGTAGTCGCGAAACCGCTTCATGTTAGCCCTTTCAtg GATATGCTTGGGAGCTGGAACATAAAAACAAGTATACCTGGGGACAACCTTGTGGTAAATATTACAGTTAACCACCCTAAGCTTGGTAACTATTTCACCGCTTCCTTAATAGCGAATAGGATATCTTCATCGTCGGTTCAGCATGCCGTTTTCTTCTGGCTAATGCCTCATAAAGTTGCACTGTGGATCTATTGGCAT GCTTTGAAACTATGGTGGAAAAAGGTTGTGTTTATTCAGCATCCGAGGTATGAAAATCCGTCATACAAGAAAGATGCGGTGGAACGTGACAGAAATCTTGGGTGTTGCCAAGCGGTTTCAACGCATACAGATAATTATAACCAAGTTGATGAAAGCAGCCATAAGGATCGTTGGTTTAGATGGAGAGACGCTAAATGGCCTTGGTGCTGA
- the LOC139861086 gene encoding vesicle-associated membrane protein 724: MGQESFIYSFVARGTMVLAEYTEFTGNFPAIAAQCLQKLPSTNNKFTYNCDHHTFNFLVQDGYAYCVVAKESVGKQISIAFLERVRADFKKRYGGGKADTAIAKSLNKEFGPVMKEHMQYIIEHADEIEKLIKVKAQVSEVKSIMLDNIDKAIDRGENLTTLNGKAENLRDSAQQFKKAGTKIRRKMWYQNMKIKLVVLGILLLLVLIIWLSICHGFDCTN; this comes from the exons ATGGGTCAAGAATCATTTATTTACAGTTTTGTAGCTAGAGGCACCATGGTTTTAGCTGAATATACTGAGTTCACTGGCAACTTTCCAGCTATTGCAGCCCAGTGTCTTCAAAAACTACCTTCTACTAACAATAAATTCACATACAATTGTGATCACCATACTTTTAATTTCTTGGTTCAAGATGGATATG CTTATTGTGTGGTTGCAAAAGAATCAGTTGGCAAGCAAATATCTATTGCGTTTCTAGAACGTGTGCGGGCCGATTTTAAGAAAAGATACGGTGGTGGTAAAGCAGATACAGCAATTGCTAAAAGTCTCAACAAGGAATTTGG ACCAGTAATGAAAGAACACATGCAGTACATTATCGAGCATGCAGACGAGATTGAGAAGCTGATAAAAGTGAAAGCACAAGTTTCAGAAGTTAAAAGTATAATGTTGGATAACATAGATAAG GCTATTGATAGGGGAGAAAACCTTACAACTCTAAACGGAAAGGCTGAAAATCTACGTGATTCG GCACAACAATTCAAGAAAGCGGGTACAAAAATCCGAAGAAAGATGTGGTATCAAAACATGAAAATAAAACTAGTTGTTCTTGGTATTCTTCTGCTACTAGTCCTTATTATTTGGCTCTCCATCTGCCATGGTTTTGACTGCACCAATTGA